A single region of the Triticum dicoccoides isolate Atlit2015 ecotype Zavitan chromosome 2B, WEW_v2.0, whole genome shotgun sequence genome encodes:
- the LOC119360918 gene encoding laccase-14-like, whose amino-acid sequence MRPIALRPSFCTALHCIGLIHREMFWLAYALVFLGCLGLPPADAAVVEHTFSVGNLTIDRLGQRQVITAVNGQFPGPMLEARDGDAVVVHVVNYSPYNITIHWHGVLQRLSGWADGPSMVSQCPIRPGGDTYTYRFNVTGQEGTLWWHAHVSFLRVTVYGALLIRPGPDRPHYPFPTPYGEATLLLGEWWNASVVDVERQAMLTGGPPNNSVALTINGMPSGYELVVRHGQTYLLRLVNAALSYQLFFKVAGHAFTVVAADACYTDPYDTDVIVLAPGQTVDALMRANASPGRYYMAAQVYQSVANATYTTTTTGLLRYEHGAEAAGMSTIMMPSMPEFKDSVTAQDFYGSLTGLLRDGKPTVPLHVDTRMLVIYGLGIAPCMPTQTLCNRTRGSVAASMNNVSFQLPKAMSLLEARMRGNADGVYTRDFPDRPPVMFDFTNGSMSNNRSVMLTSKGTRVKRLRFNTTVEVVLQNTAVLGSENHPLHLHGFNFYVLAQGAGNFKARTAVRAYNLINPQQRNTVAVPAGGWAVIRFTADNPGVWVMHCHLDAHLPFGLAMAFEVDDGPTPNTVLPPPPPDYPQC is encoded by the exons ATGCGTCCAATAGCCCTACGACCTTCCTTCTGCACTGCACTGCATTGCATTGGTCTGATCCATCGAGAAATGTTTTGGCTTGCATATGCTCTCGTTTTTCTCGGATGCCTTGGCCTGCCTCCGGCTGATGCTGCCGTTGTCGAGCACACATTCTCT GTGGGCAACCTGACGATCGATCGGCTGGGGCAGCGTCAGGTAATCACGGCGGTGAACGGCCAGTTCCCCGGGCCCATGCTGGAGGCTCGCGATGGCGACGCCGTCGTGGTGCACGTCGTCAACTACTCCCCCTACAACATCACCATCCACTGGCATGGCGTCCTCCAGCGCCTCTCCGGCTGGGCCGACGGCCCCAGCATGGTGTCGCAGTGCCCCATCCGCCCCGGCGGCGACACCTACACCTACCGCTTCAACGTCACCGGCCAGGAAGGCACGCTCTGGTGGCACGCCCACGTCTCCTTCCTCCGCGTCACGGTCTACGGCGCGCTCCTCATCCGTCCTGGCCCCGACAGACCCCACTACCCCTTCCCCACGCCCTACGGCGAGGCCACTCTCCTCCTCGGCGAGTGGTGGAATGCCAGCGTCGTCGACGTCGAGAGGCAAGCCATGCTCACCGGCGGCCCGCCCAACAACTCCGTCGCGCTCACCATCAACGGCATGCCCAGCGGCTACGAGCTGGTCGTGCGACACGGCCAGACCTATTTGCTCCGCCTCGTCAACGCTGCGCTCAGCTACCAGCTCTTCTTCAAGGTCGCGGGCCACGCTTTCACGGTCGTCGCCGCCGACGCCTGCTACACCGACCCTTACGACACGGACGTCATCGTCCTCGCTCCGGGTCAGACGGTGGACGCTCTGATGCGCGCCAACGCCTCCCCGGGCCGCTACTACATGGCCGCCCAGGTCTACCAGAGCGTGGCCAACGCCacctacaccaccaccaccacggggCTCCTCCGGTACGAGCACGGTGCAGAAGCAGCTGGTATGAGTACGATCATGATGCCGAGCATGCCGGAGTTCAAAGACAGCGTGACGGCGCAGGACTTCTACGGCAGCCTGACCGGCCTGCTGCGAGACGGCAAACCGACAGTTCCCCTGCACGTGGACACGCGGATGCTGGTCATCTACGGGCTGGGCATCGCGCCGTGCATGCCAACGCAGACGCTGTGCAACCGGACGCGCGGCTCCGTGGCGGCCAGCATGAACAACGTGTCGTTCCAGCTCCCCAAGGCCATGTCGCTGCTGGAGGCGCGCATGAGGGGGAACGCCGACGGGGTGTACACCCGCGACTTCCCCGACAGGCCGCCGGTGATGTTCGACTTCACCAACGGCTCCATGAGCAACAACAGGAGCGTGATGCTGACGTCCAAGGGCACCAGGGTGAAGAGGCTGCGGTTCAACACGACGGTGGAGGTGGTGCTGCAGAACACGGCCGTCCTGGGGTCGGAGAACCACCCGCTGCACCTGCACGGCTTCAACTTCTACGTGCTCGCGCAGGGCGCCGGCAACTTCAAGGCGCGCACCGCGGTGCGCGCCTACAACCTCATCAACCCACAGCAGCGCAACACCGTCGCCGTGCCGGCCGGTGGGTGGGCGGTCATCCGCTTCACGGCAGACAACCCAGGTGTATGGGTCATGCACTGCCACTTGGACGCTCATTTGCCTTTCGGGCTAGCAATGGCGTTCGAGGTGGACGACGGCCCGACCCCGAACAccgttcttcctccgccgccgccggactacCCC